The window AATAAGACTTATCTATAACTTTGTGTTTCATTATATTGATACAGAACACCTTTGCACCTGGCCTGTGCTAATGGATATTCAAATATTGTATCTCTCTTAATTGAGAAACAGTGCAAAGTAAATGTCTGGGATGGTGAAAACAGATCTCCATTGACTAAGGTGTgctgatttttccttttcaattgaATTACATTTGAGTTCTTCTCCTAGTTAACCTttgttatatttcatattttaaaacatagtatTAAACATTAGTTTAATATATCAGATCCTAAATAGTAAATTGGTTAcccatctattctttttctactGACAGGCAGTACAGTGTGACAAGGAGAGTTGTGCTACTATTCTTCTAGAACATGGTGCAGACCCAAACCTGGTGGATTTATATGGCAATACTGCTCTTCATTATGCTGCCTGTCATCAAAGTGACTCATTAGTTGCAAAACTGCTTGAACACAAAGCTAATCTTGAAGCTCAAAATAAGGTAGTCTTCTATTAAAAACAATACATTGTATTTTAGAAAGCAGTAAAAGAAGGTATTCATTGCAGATAATTTATATCTGTTGAGACACATGTTATATAAAACAtgaattttacaaaatgaaattagggagaaggagaaggagaatgaGATTATCAAATACTGATaaggttttcctttttaaaaaacctttctcCATTTCATTTCAGATTATAATCTTGACCTCCAAAGCAACATGAGGTTTAACAATTATAACTGTTCAAAGAAGTACATCACATGAGAAATACTTGATTTCCCTATAAATGAACATTGATTAAAAATCATGAAGACTAtgtccttttatattttatttgtatactCATGAATAGTTATAATAgagtaaaattagaaaatcacttGTTATACTAAAAGTAATCCAAGTCACCTATTAAAACTTTATGGATAactgattaatatatgtttttaagCTTCTAACACTTTAGTTCACTGATACTTTATCTGCATGACAGGCCAAAATAAGTGCCAGCCTTGGAAGTTTAAATGAAACCCTAGGAAACTCAGCTGTAACAACATTATGAAATGTGAATTGATGGTTTGCAATAATTATGTTAAATTCTAGGTGCTCACTAATTAAATACTCCAGACTGCTCTTGCCCACAATTTGAATTAAGCCTAAAGtagaaactttaattttattttttgactggccaactatattttattttattatttatttatttttataatttttacaattttattttgattttttgacTGGCATATATATATTCGTTTTTAGATTCTGttcaattataggttattacaagatactacAGAGGTTTCTTATAagcatacttattttttaaattgaacctAATTAAAAGGCATGTAATGTTggtacaatattttaaataatcattttgaaataatttttccaggATGGGTATACTCCACTTTTACTTGCCATTACTGAAAATAATGCAGAAATGGTAGAATTTCTTCTGAAGAGTGGGGCAGATGTGAATGCTTCAGATAAGAATCAAAGGTATAATTAATGTTAAATAAGAGCATATAACTATAGCTATCTAACAggaatatatacacatgcacacatatgttAAATTCTAGGTGCTCATTGCTTAAATACTCCAGGCTGCTCTTGCCCTCAGTTTGAATTAAgcctatatatatatcatatatgtatatatgagacACATTTTTGAAACTGAAAAGATTTGGCCATATGATTTTGGACAAATTACCTAGATTCCCAGGATCTATTTTTCTATCTGCAAAATCAAACAGTTGGGCCAGATTGGTatgttattattgctattatttttcttaacattagAATCTTACACAGAAACTCAATCTCTAAATCCCAGATGCTGTAGTTAAATGGGGATAGGGTACCCAGAGTCCCAGACACTCCCCTCCATAGAATTTTTGAGACACCTCCTGGAAAACACTAGTGTTCCCAGGAGCAGGGATTGAAAACCACTGAGCTAGCTGCTTCCTAGAGACTCTTATCTTTAGACCTCATGATATGATCTGTGATTAGCACACCTTTTTGAGTAGATCTGCCCCACATTTTACATTCTTGCCCCAACTCTTTTCCTGATCATACATTTAAACAGTAAATTTAGaagactcattttttaaaaagtacaagacATGGTTAAGATTCATAAATGGACACATTTATATCTCTTGCTCCAGAACAGCCCTTATGATTGCTCTCAGTGATGAACCAACAAGTTTAGTCAGTCTTCTCCTTCAGCAAGAAGTGAATCTATCTTGTCAAGATATTTATGGATTCACAGCTGAGGAATATGCTTCTTTCAATGGTTTTACTATGTAAGTGATACTGCATATCTTTTAACAGTTGTGTGGAATTTGAGCATAAGCAAAGAAACACGAACCCCAGAGTACAAAGCACACAATAGGGGTAAACACATGAAGAACTCTGGACCCATGGATCCAGGGATGCTTGATTTTCCCCGTCAATATAAGAACAGCAATATAGGGCCTAATCAATATAAGAACTGCAGGTAGGCTGAGTCTACAGATTAATAAATTCCCAGTGGCATGGGAATTTGAAGTATGCCAGAACAGGGATTCCAGCAACTAGTGACATACCATTAATAAAACATATGGGCAATAGAGGAGATTGGCAGTGATGGCTgggtaggaagaccctgagtgcACCTCCTcacatgggcacaccaaaattacaactatttacaaaacaatcattgatgaaaaagactggaattcaccagaaaagatcttctacaactaaagatgtaaagaaggaaccacaacaagatgggtaggaggggcagaatCATGATATAGTCAAGTCCCATACCCCCAGGTGGGTGACCCCCAagtgggagaataattacaattgcagaggttctctcaAGGGAGTGAGGGGTCCAAGCCCAACATCGGCTTCCCAGCCTGgcggtcctgcaccaggaagacaagccacCAGAGCATTTGGTTttaaaggccagcagggcttattTTTAGGAGTCCCAGAGGGCTGGGGGGAATAGAGACTTCTCTCTTAAAggatgcacacaaaatctcacactctccaggacccagggcagaagcagtaatttgaaaggagcctgggtcagaccagGTGCTGTTCTTGGAGAGTCtccaggagaggcaggaggcaactagagttcaccctggggacatagacactggggGCAGCCATTTTGGGAGCTTGTTCTATCacatggacactggtgctggcaagcaccattctGGAATCAttcctctagcttattagcctcAGGACGCAGTGCTGCCCTGGTCCAACAGTCTGTAGGcaccagtgctggatgcctcaggtcAAGCAATTAActgggcaggaacacagcccaaCCCATAGCAGACAGGCTACTTTAAGACCTCCTGtgcccacagctgcccctggacagggCCCTGCTCACCAGAAGGCCCAGGACCCAGGCCCACACTCCAGTGCATAGGCACTAGACCTGGGACCCCCAGGGCCCTCCAGCCAGAGACCctaggacccagctccacccactagTGGGTAGACACCAGCCACAAGACAACTGCAGCCCTGTAGCCTGTGGACCTGGCCCACCACTAGCAGGCCAGACCCTGCCCAGGGACCGGGCCCCACACACCAGGTTCTAGCCTtaggaccaacctcacccaccagcaggcagagAGCAGCCACAAGACAACCACAGCACTGCAACCTATGAAtccagaccctccaccagcaggcCAAATCCTGCCCTGTGACCAGCTGGGCCCTGGTCCCACCTACTACCAGGCCAACACAAGCTTGAAGACACCCTGGACCCTGGAGCCAACTGTGTCAGGAagtggccccacccaccagcaatttgacaccagctctgggactcCTGGGCCCTGCAACCAGACCCCAGgatccagctctgcccaccagtaggCTTGCACTAGCCCCAAGACCTGgtttcacccaccagtgggcaggcaatAGCACCAGGGTCTTCTGGACCCTGACTTTGCCCActagtgagccagcactagccacAGGGCCCCCTAGGGTTCTAGAGTCAGCCACCTCATAACCTGGCCCTGCCAACCAatggggcagggcctggcaacgaACCAGACCAGGAGCCAACCAAGACTGCCCATAGTCATCAGCCTGCCACAAAAGAAGGACTCATACAGCCCACATaaggggcacccctagagcatatagctctggtgacaagAGGAGAGTGCACGACTGGGATGCATAGACCTCCAAGGAAATGTAACTAACCTACcagattcataaaaataaaaacagtgaattaggcaaaatgaggtaaAAAAgaacatgttccaaatgaaggaataagataaaatcccagaataaCTAAGTGAAGTAGATAGGGAATCTACCCGAGAAAGAGTTCAGGGTAGTGATTGTAGcaatgatcaaagaactcaggagaagatggATGCACAGACTGAgaatttagaagtttttaacacaAGGTGTTAGAAAATatagaacaaccaaacagagttgaagaatacaatgactgaaaCAAACAATCAAGTAGAAGGTATCagcagtagactaaatgatacagaggaacggatcagtgagctggaagatagagtTGTAGAAATCACtgatgctgaacagaaaaaagaatgaaaagagtttaagagatctctgagacaacatcaaccacactaatattcacattataggggtcccagaaggagaagagaggaaggggctgagaatatatttgaagacataatagctgaaaacttccctaacgtggaaaaggaaacagcctccaagtccaggaagggcagagagtcccatacaggattaacccaaagaggaacacaccaagacacacagtaatcaacatggcaaaaactaaagataaagagagaatactaaaagcagcaagggaaaagcaacaagtaacacacaagggaactcccataaggctatcagctgacttttcagcagaaactctgcaggccagaagggagtggcacaatatatttaaagtgatgaaaggtaaaaacaaggctttcatttaaatttgatggagagaacaaaagttttacaaagaagcaaaaggtaaaagagttcagcaccaccaaaccagttttacaagaaatgttaaaggaacttgtctaaacaaaaaagaaaaggccacaactagaaacatgaaaattataaaagaaaacaacacatCAGTAAAGGCAAACGTACaggaaaggtaggaaatcatccacgcacaaagctagtaagaaggttaaaagacaaaagtaataatatcatctatatccacaataagcagttaagagatacacaaaacaattaaatataaaacatgatatCAAAAATAGTAATTGTGAAGGGAGTAGAATAAAAATgtagggttgttaaaatgcatttgaaatgtaGAGATcaacaaatggaaatcaagagaaagctgcaTAGCAATACTGATACcacacaaaatggactttaaaacaaagactgttacaagagtcagaaaaggacattacataaaaatcaagggatcaatccaaaaagatgtaataatagtaaatatatgtgcatacaacataggagcacctaaatacataaagcaaatattaacagatataaaggaaaaaatagacagtaacacaataatagtagggtactttaacaccccacttatatcaatggacagatcatattcagacagaaaatcaatatggaaacactagccttaaatgacacattagaccagatcaacttaatagatatctaaagaacattccatccaaaagcagcagaatacacgttctttacaagtgcacatggaacattcttcaggatagatcatatgctaggccaaagcaagcctcagtaaatttaagaaaattgaaatcatatcaagaatcttttccaaccataatgctatgagactagaaatcaactacaagaaaaaactgcaaaaaacacaaacacatggaggctaaacaatatgctactaaacaaccaatggcactgaagaaatcaaagaggaaatcaaaaaatacttggagacaaatgaaaatgaaaaaaaccacAGCGAGATATCACCTGGATGAAGAAAAAGTGGTatgtgtatatacaatggaatactactcagtcataaaaatgaatgaaaatttgccatttgcaatacatggatggatttggagagtattatgcttagtgaaataagtcaaagagagacaaatactatataatatcacttatttctggaatttataaacaaactagtgaatataacaaaaaagaaacagactcacagacatagagaaaaaactagtggttaccagtggggaggggaaagggggcagAGGCAAGATAcaggtaagggattaa is drawn from Eschrichtius robustus isolate mEscRob2 chromosome 8, mEscRob2.pri, whole genome shotgun sequence and contains these coding sequences:
- the ANKRD7 gene encoding LOW QUALITY PROTEIN: ankyrin repeat domain-containing protein 7 (The sequence of the model RefSeq protein was modified relative to this genomic sequence to represent the inferred CDS: deleted 1 base in 1 codon), translating into MKKLFTLWRRKDEPHTQPGYNLRDKDLKKLHKAASVGDLEKVKEYLQLKKHDVNMRDREHRTPLHLACANGYSNIVSLLIEKQCKVNVWDGENRSPLTKAVQCDKESCATILLEHGADPNLVDLYGNTALHYAACHQSDSLVAKLLEHKANLEAQNKDGYTPLLLAITENNAEMVEFLLKSGADVNASDKNQRTALMIALSDEPTSLVSLLLQQEVNLSCQDIMDSQLRNMLLSMVLLCSSLRTNLTHQQAESSHKTTTALQPMNPDPPPAGQILPCDQLGPGPTYYQANTSLKTPWTLEPTVSGSGPTHQQFDTSSGTPGPCNQTPGSSSAHQ